A genomic window from Candidatus Nitrosoglobus terrae includes:
- a CDS encoding PD-(D/E)XK nuclease family protein, whose translation MRVISSFPLINQANTFSALEFGALLLTVNNRLSREFHQYYDLAQQAKGLTVWETPQIFPWQVWLQRYYHQVLTLTHPDDNPSTLLNFPQEQSLWEQIIYESPYRDTLLQVPATANTAQEAWKLWHAWRLPLTHQSSLIAEDTQVFLKWAQVFKAYCQKNNWLDNARLPDEVARISISTRKKIPIPRTIILAGFDEYTPQQQEFFTLLTQQKTEIRLFSAKREIKQAVRIALSDTAKEITIAARWAKQRLETNLAERIGVVIPDLELLRDKVVQIFDGIFHPEAILPGYYTPERAYNISLGQPLVHYPLIYTALLILDFTGGTLSLTKIGALLRSPFLGEAEQEYYSRGILDAYLRKYRESTVALDRLLAAAMVEEARYYCPALSYRLQQFKAALEQLPIKQPPSSWAQRFTHWLYLLGWPGERSLNSEEYQVVLAWHKAVQSFASLDQILPSLKRNTALNKLRRILVGTLFQPESAAEVPIQIMGVLEANDANFDAIWILGLHDEVWPSPPSPNPLLPIELQRHYGLPHASAERELAFARTITKRLLTSAPTIVISHPCRKKDSDLRPSPLIMHLEPILLETLNIALVHPYAAQIQLTSNVEAIVDNYGPSLETRIPIKGGTALLKDQAACPFRAFAKHRLEAKGLEEPSTGLAALDQGSLVHDALRFLWEQLKDQHTLVTCSEKDLQNRVAKAASKAIDVQTKSRPQTFTAKFKAIEQERLEKLLLEWLIQDKQRSTFKVLHLEKSQPLTIGGIHLTIRADRIDQLENGHQVIIDYKTGKLSLRQWEGDRPEEPQLPLYYVAHQAGAIDAILFAQVRRGEMKYLGIAKEQGLAPNTAAKSLAHWDQQVVQWQQILNKLATEVAQGYAAVIPRDSKSCNSCPLPSLCRVGEIEEDVSKDRDDHEAS comes from the coding sequence ATGAGAGTTATATCATCTTTTCCGTTAATTAACCAAGCTAATACCTTCTCTGCATTAGAATTTGGGGCTCTTTTGCTAACCGTAAACAATCGCTTATCTCGAGAGTTTCATCAATACTATGATCTTGCTCAGCAGGCAAAAGGGTTAACTGTCTGGGAAACACCTCAGATTTTCCCTTGGCAAGTTTGGTTACAACGTTACTATCATCAAGTTTTAACACTCACTCATCCAGATGATAATCCTTCCACTCTGCTTAATTTTCCGCAAGAGCAGAGTTTATGGGAGCAGATTATCTATGAATCTCCGTATCGTGATACGTTACTACAAGTTCCAGCAACGGCGAATACCGCTCAAGAAGCGTGGAAACTCTGGCATGCTTGGCGTCTACCATTAACACATCAATCTTCTCTAATCGCCGAGGATACTCAAGTTTTTTTAAAATGGGCGCAGGTTTTTAAAGCGTATTGCCAGAAAAATAACTGGTTAGATAATGCTCGGCTACCTGATGAAGTTGCTCGTATATCAATAAGTACCCGTAAAAAAATACCTATACCAAGAACAATAATCTTAGCTGGGTTTGATGAATATACCCCCCAACAACAGGAGTTTTTTACTCTACTTACTCAACAAAAAACTGAGATTCGATTATTTAGCGCTAAGCGGGAAATAAAGCAGGCAGTACGAATAGCACTATCCGATACGGCTAAGGAAATTACCATAGCAGCCCGATGGGCAAAACAGAGATTGGAAACCAATCTAGCAGAGAGAATAGGGGTCGTTATTCCTGATTTAGAACTCTTACGAGATAAGGTTGTGCAGATTTTTGATGGCATTTTTCATCCTGAAGCTATATTACCTGGGTACTACACACCAGAACGAGCCTATAATATTTCCCTAGGTCAACCTTTAGTTCATTACCCCTTAATCTATACGGCTTTATTAATTTTAGATTTTACAGGTGGTACGCTTTCCTTAACCAAGATAGGAGCACTCCTACGTTCTCCTTTTTTAGGAGAAGCAGAGCAAGAATATTATTCACGGGGAATCTTAGACGCTTATCTTCGTAAATATCGAGAATCTACAGTAGCTTTAGATCGTCTGTTAGCAGCGGCCATGGTGGAGGAAGCTCGGTATTATTGTCCTGCTTTAAGCTATCGGCTCCAACAATTTAAAGCCGCACTTGAGCAGCTACCCATTAAACAACCTCCCAGTAGTTGGGCACAACGCTTTACCCATTGGCTTTATTTGCTAGGTTGGCCTGGGGAACGATCTCTCAATAGCGAGGAATATCAAGTAGTCTTAGCTTGGCATAAAGCGGTGCAATCTTTTGCCAGCTTAGATCAGATACTGCCATCATTAAAACGCAATACTGCCCTCAATAAGCTTCGACGTATCTTAGTGGGTACTTTATTTCAGCCCGAAAGCGCTGCTGAGGTGCCTATACAAATTATGGGAGTTTTAGAGGCTAATGATGCAAATTTTGATGCCATCTGGATATTAGGACTTCATGATGAGGTTTGGCCATCCCCCCCTTCGCCTAACCCACTATTACCCATAGAACTTCAACGTCACTATGGGCTACCCCATGCCTCTGCTGAACGAGAGTTAGCTTTTGCCCGTACTATCACCAAACGGTTGCTTACTAGTGCACCTACTATTGTTATCAGCCATCCTTGTCGGAAAAAAGATAGCGATCTTAGACCTAGTCCTTTAATTATGCACTTAGAACCTATTCTGCTAGAGACATTAAATATTGCGCTTGTTCACCCTTATGCAGCCCAAATACAACTTACCTCTAATGTGGAAGCCATCGTCGATAACTATGGTCCTTCCCTTGAGACAAGAATCCCAATAAAAGGCGGTACTGCGTTACTCAAAGATCAGGCAGCTTGTCCTTTTCGAGCCTTTGCTAAGCATCGTCTTGAAGCTAAAGGACTTGAAGAACCTAGCACCGGTCTAGCCGCTCTAGATCAAGGATCTTTAGTTCATGATGCTTTACGTTTCCTTTGGGAACAGCTAAAAGATCAGCACACTCTTGTAACCTGCTCTGAGAAGGATTTACAAAATCGAGTCGCTAAGGCTGCAAGTAAGGCGATTGATGTTCAAACTAAAAGCCGACCTCAAACCTTCACTGCAAAATTTAAAGCCATTGAACAAGAGCGATTAGAAAAATTACTTCTAGAGTGGTTGATACAGGATAAGCAGCGTTCTACTTTTAAAGTGCTACATTTAGAAAAGTCCCAGCCCTTAACTATCGGGGGTATTCATCTGACAATCCGAGCAGATCGGATTGATCAACTTGAAAACGGTCATCAGGTTATTATTGATTATAAGACCGGAAAGCTTAGCCTTAGGCAATGGGAAGGGGATCGCCCTGAGGAACCTCAACTACCTTTATATTATGTCGCTCATCAAGCGGGAGCAATAGACGCAATACTCTTTGCTCAAGTACGTCGAGGAGAGATGAAATATTTAGGGATAGCTAAAGAGCAAGGATTAGCGCCCAATACTGCTGCTAAAAGCTTAGCCCATTGGGATCAGCAAGTAGTTCAGTGGCAGCAGATTCTTAATAAGCTTGCTACAGAAGTCGCTCAAGGGTATGCCGCTGTAATCCCTAGAGACTCTAAAAGCTGTAATTCTTGTCCTCTCCCTAGCTTATGTCGAGTGGGAGAGATTGAAGAGGATGTATCGAAAGATAGGGATGATCATGAAGCATCTTAA
- a CDS encoding UvrD-helicase domain-containing protein yields MKHLNNIQDINARRQALALDKSFIVQAPAGSGKTELLIQRYLALLAKVEAPEEIIAITFTRKAAAQMRYRVIEALISARESQPPLLDPARTTWELALAVRHQDIKKHWELEYYPARLRIQTIDSLCLSLTRQMPLLSRFGAQPRISEKADNLYHQAAHATLTEIESDAKWSISVETVLRHLNNNWSNIENLLVAMLKRRDQWLRLLGDSQQLQQEILEKTLATVVRDQLKRVSAYCSDTMMGEWLSFARFAASNIANINSPIKACQDLYNRPVINSSVLPQWEGLAWLLLSDKGEWRKKIDRTVGFPAPSSATNTKEKQLFQQQKESFLGFLECLKKETDFRCALHHLRGLPSIYYPEYQWKVIEALFQCLPLAVAQLQLVFQEQGEVDFTEVSLRALESLGYSEAPTDLALVLDYQIRHLLIDEFQDTSLSQYRLLEKLISGWEAGDGRTLFIVGDPMQSIYRFREAEVGLYLRTWQQGIGELKLTPLTLTVNFRSQQGIVDWVNESFSQILPTTENIAIGAVPYSLSHAFHPSLGENAVRVHPIFEKDFTKEAAIVVDIIQSIKCTEPNSTIAILVRSRGHLTKIIPFLKKAELHFRALEIESLETRPTVRDLLALTKALFHPADRLSWLTILRAPWCGLILADLYMLAGEDFQASIWSRVQDQDCVKHLSLEGQRRLTRIQAIFKGALENRRRLSPRQLVEGVWLALGGPACITSTTALEEAAIYLDLLPQQTVAGDILDFKALDEAVAQLYTPPDPTADETLQIMTVHHAKGLEFDTVIIPSLGCSPPAEDQALLLWAERSDSNQLLLAPIAETGTPQEPIYQYIKTLNKEKEHFESGRLLYVAATRAKNRLHLLGHVNLDENGRLKAPTKRSLLISLWPAVKKEFELAAKNLNLSAVKQKKANNDIQTSASNFFLRLSVDWQCPEPSLKIRVKSSSVPEIIPISNDPIEFNWAGENARHMGTIIHRYLQAMAQEGLEHWNQDRITALEPVLCRDLAGQGIGIHGLESTLQRTQNILNRIIKDPRGCWILSSNHRDARNEYPLSGILKGQIIRVIIDRTFIDQAGVRWIVDYKTSPHEGGNVEEFLDSEQARYRSQLERYAALMSMQDPKATQIKLGLYYPQLCGWREWCWLK; encoded by the coding sequence ATGAAGCATCTTAATAATATTCAAGATATCAATGCCCGCCGACAAGCATTGGCGCTGGATAAATCTTTTATTGTTCAGGCACCAGCCGGATCAGGTAAAACAGAGCTACTCATTCAGCGATATTTAGCGCTATTAGCTAAGGTTGAAGCACCAGAAGAAATTATTGCGATTACCTTTACTCGCAAAGCGGCAGCACAGATGCGCTATCGGGTGATTGAAGCCCTCATCAGCGCTCGGGAAAGTCAACCACCGCTTCTTGATCCAGCTAGAACCACTTGGGAGCTAGCCCTCGCCGTACGTCATCAAGACATAAAAAAACACTGGGAGCTTGAATACTATCCCGCTAGGTTACGGATACAAACGATTGACTCTCTTTGCTTAAGCTTAACCCGACAAATGCCATTGCTATCTCGTTTTGGTGCTCAGCCAAGGATTAGTGAGAAAGCTGATAATCTTTACCACCAAGCTGCCCATGCTACGTTAACTGAGATTGAAAGTGACGCTAAATGGTCTATTAGCGTAGAGACTGTATTGCGTCATTTAAATAATAATTGGAGCAACATTGAAAATCTGCTTGTAGCGATGCTCAAACGCCGAGATCAATGGTTACGACTGCTAGGCGATAGCCAACAATTACAGCAAGAAATTTTAGAGAAAACGTTAGCGACCGTAGTGAGAGATCAGTTAAAACGAGTAAGTGCCTACTGCTCAGATACAATGATGGGAGAGTGGTTAAGTTTTGCCCGATTTGCAGCAAGCAACATAGCTAATATCAATTCTCCTATTAAAGCTTGCCAAGATCTCTATAATCGACCTGTAATTAATTCTAGTGTACTACCTCAATGGGAAGGATTAGCTTGGCTCCTATTATCGGATAAAGGTGAATGGCGGAAAAAAATAGACAGAACCGTTGGATTTCCTGCTCCAAGTAGTGCTACCAATACAAAGGAAAAGCAGCTTTTTCAACAGCAAAAAGAGTCATTTCTAGGGTTTCTTGAATGCTTAAAAAAGGAAACCGATTTTCGTTGCGCTTTACATCACTTACGTGGTTTGCCTTCGATTTATTACCCAGAATATCAGTGGAAAGTCATAGAAGCGCTTTTTCAATGTTTACCTTTAGCTGTGGCTCAATTGCAATTGGTGTTTCAAGAACAAGGGGAGGTTGATTTTACTGAGGTTTCCTTACGGGCGCTAGAGTCTTTAGGCTATAGCGAGGCTCCTACTGATTTAGCTCTTGTTTTAGATTATCAAATTCGACACTTATTAATCGATGAATTTCAAGATACCAGCCTAAGTCAGTATCGGCTACTGGAAAAACTCATCAGTGGCTGGGAGGCTGGGGATGGGCGGACTTTATTTATTGTTGGCGATCCAATGCAATCTATCTATCGTTTTCGCGAAGCAGAAGTAGGGCTTTATTTACGGACTTGGCAACAAGGAATAGGAGAATTAAAATTAACCCCGTTAACCTTAACGGTAAATTTTCGCTCCCAACAAGGTATTGTTGATTGGGTTAATGAATCCTTTAGTCAAATTTTACCCACTACAGAGAACATCGCTATTGGTGCTGTACCCTATAGCCTATCCCATGCTTTTCATCCTTCTTTAGGAGAGAATGCCGTACGAGTACACCCTATTTTTGAAAAAGATTTCACTAAAGAGGCAGCGATTGTAGTAGATATCATTCAGAGCATAAAATGCACAGAGCCAAATTCCACTATTGCTATTTTAGTCCGTAGTCGAGGACATTTAACTAAAATTATCCCTTTTTTAAAAAAAGCAGAACTACATTTTCGTGCTTTAGAAATTGAGTCGCTGGAAACGCGTCCCACAGTGCGGGATTTATTAGCACTCACTAAAGCATTATTTCACCCTGCTGATCGCTTGAGTTGGCTGACCATATTGCGCGCTCCGTGGTGTGGTTTGATATTAGCTGATCTTTATATGCTGGCTGGCGAAGATTTTCAAGCTTCAATCTGGAGTCGTGTTCAGGATCAGGATTGTGTTAAGCACCTAAGCTTAGAGGGTCAGAGGCGCCTTACTAGGATTCAAGCGATTTTTAAGGGGGCGCTGGAAAATCGGCGCCGACTCTCACCGCGTCAATTAGTGGAAGGGGTATGGTTAGCCTTGGGGGGACCTGCGTGTATTACGAGTACTACTGCGTTAGAGGAAGCGGCTATCTATCTAGACTTGTTACCGCAGCAAACAGTAGCGGGGGATATTCTTGATTTTAAGGCGCTTGATGAGGCCGTTGCCCAATTATATACCCCCCCAGATCCTACGGCTGATGAGACTTTGCAGATTATGACTGTTCATCATGCTAAAGGGTTAGAATTTGATACCGTGATTATCCCAAGTTTAGGATGCTCGCCCCCTGCCGAAGATCAAGCATTATTACTTTGGGCAGAACGATCGGATTCTAATCAACTATTATTAGCCCCTATTGCTGAAACGGGTACACCGCAAGAGCCTATTTATCAATATATTAAAACGCTTAATAAAGAAAAGGAACATTTTGAAAGTGGTCGTTTGCTCTATGTAGCGGCTACTCGGGCAAAAAACAGATTACACTTACTTGGGCATGTAAATCTTGATGAAAACGGTAGGCTCAAAGCACCTACAAAACGATCTTTGCTAATCTCCTTATGGCCAGCGGTAAAAAAAGAGTTTGAGCTAGCGGCAAAAAATCTGAATCTCTCAGCTGTTAAGCAAAAAAAAGCTAATAATGATATCCAAACTTCAGCTTCAAATTTTTTTTTACGATTAAGCGTGGATTGGCAATGCCCTGAACCTTCTCTTAAAATAAGGGTAAAATCCTCATCTGTCCCTGAAATTATTCCTATTTCCAATGATCCCATTGAATTTAACTGGGCAGGAGAGAACGCTAGACATATGGGTACGATTATTCATCGCTACTTACAAGCGATGGCTCAAGAGGGTCTTGAGCACTGGAATCAAGATCGAATCACGGCGCTTGAGCCTGTGCTTTGCCGCGATTTAGCTGGGCAGGGGATAGGTATTCATGGGCTAGAGAGTACTTTACAGCGTACTCAAAATATCCTTAATCGGATTATTAAAGATCCTAGAGGGTGCTGGATTTTATCTTCCAATCACCGAGACGCTCGGAATGAATATCCTTTAAGTGGTATCTTAAAGGGTCAAATTATCCGCGTTATTATCGATCGTACTTTTATTGACCAAGCGGGTGTACGTTGGATTGTGGATTATAAAACCAGTCCCCATGAAGGGGGTAATGTAGAAGAGTTTTTAGACAGCGAGCAAGCACGCTACCGCTCCCAGCTTGAGCGCTATGCAGCGCTGATGAGTATGCAAGATCCTAAAGCGACTCAGATAAAATTAGGGCTTTATTATCCGCAGCTTTGCGGCTGGAGAGAGTGGTGCTGGCTTAAATAA
- a CDS encoding thioredoxin family protein, whose amino-acid sequence MARTESTMLALGTQAPDFKLPEPKTGNIISLSNFNDSLALLVIFICNHCPYVKHIGKTLAKFAQEYQPKGLATVAINANDVPNYPDDSPEKMIEEAKIQGYGFPYLYDESQQVAKAYKAACTPDFFLFDSHRKLVYRGQFDDSRPGNDLPVTGKDIKAAVDALLNQQLIPEDQQQPSVGCNIKWKRGSAPDYLGQ is encoded by the coding sequence ATGGCACGAACTGAGTCTACGATGTTAGCACTAGGTACCCAAGCACCGGATTTTAAGTTACCTGAGCCTAAGACAGGGAATATAATTTCGTTAAGCAATTTTAATGATTCTCTTGCCTTATTGGTTATTTTTATATGCAACCATTGCCCTTATGTGAAGCATATTGGTAAAACCTTGGCAAAATTTGCCCAAGAATATCAACCTAAGGGGTTAGCTACAGTAGCTATTAACGCCAATGATGTACCAAATTACCCCGATGATAGCCCAGAAAAAATGATTGAAGAAGCCAAAATACAGGGATATGGGTTCCCGTATCTTTATGATGAATCCCAGCAAGTAGCTAAAGCTTATAAAGCCGCTTGTACTCCTGATTTTTTCCTTTTTGATAGCCATCGCAAACTGGTTTATCGCGGTCAGTTTGATGATAGCCGACCAGGTAATGATCTACCTGTAACTGGCAAAGATATTAAGGCGGCTGTAGATGCTCTACTTAATCAGCAACTCATTCCTGAAGATCAGCAGCAGCCTAGCGTAGGGTGTAATATTAAATGGAAACGGGGAAGCGCACCGGATTATTTAGGGCAATAG
- the pyk gene encoding pyruvate kinase, whose translation MSYSVFNFDKDPRACRIICTIGPASAATATLKEMILSGMNIARLNFSHGSYQSHEAIAHKIRKIAQQLTRPVAILQDLQGHKIRVGHTEAEKPIVLHEGQKIYLGFGERVSTERIGIDYQNITHYVTSGQHIFLDDGSLELEVLTITGKDIHCQVNLGGELKSRKGVVFPDSRLDFPLLDPKDEADACFGVSLSVDMLAMSFVRSATEIVEMRLRLAACGKEDPFIIAKIEDREGLENLGEILPVANAILIARGDLGVMLPREKVPGIQKNIIQQANAFGIPVITATQMLESMTYHDKPTRAEVSDVHGAVISGSDAVMLSGETASGHHPVRAVQEMDRICREAERELRSTYIEIPVRSQENMRDKIAASAVNLAHNVKACCILAFSSSGKTLKALAAARGNIPVYGVVGEESLLRKLLLYRGHSLIVIPHKKKLENLIDHALKQLREQDIANINASIVIIAREEEPEAKESYLLKLYLLS comes from the coding sequence ATGAGCTATTCTGTTTTTAATTTTGACAAAGATCCTCGAGCCTGTCGTATCATCTGCACCATAGGCCCTGCAAGTGCTGCCACCGCCACTTTAAAAGAAATGATACTATCTGGGATGAATATTGCTCGCTTAAATTTCTCCCATGGTAGCTACCAAAGCCATGAAGCCATCGCCCATAAAATTCGAAAAATTGCCCAACAACTCACTCGCCCTGTTGCTATCCTTCAAGATCTTCAAGGACACAAAATTCGAGTAGGCCATACCGAAGCTGAAAAACCTATTGTCCTTCATGAGGGTCAAAAAATTTATTTAGGCTTTGGCGAACGCGTTTCTACTGAACGCATTGGTATTGATTATCAAAATATCACTCACTATGTCACCTCTGGGCAGCATATATTCCTTGATGATGGATCTCTTGAATTAGAAGTTCTTACCATTACTGGTAAGGATATCCATTGTCAGGTAAATTTGGGGGGGGAGCTTAAGAGCCGAAAAGGCGTTGTATTTCCTGATTCTCGCTTAGACTTTCCCCTGCTCGATCCAAAAGATGAGGCAGATGCCTGTTTTGGAGTATCTCTAAGTGTGGATATGCTAGCCATGTCTTTTGTTCGCTCAGCGACAGAAATTGTTGAGATGCGTTTACGACTTGCTGCGTGTGGGAAAGAAGATCCATTCATTATTGCTAAAATTGAAGATCGGGAAGGGCTTGAAAATCTGGGTGAAATCCTACCGGTAGCTAATGCCATCTTAATTGCTAGGGGAGACCTAGGAGTGATGCTGCCACGAGAAAAAGTGCCAGGAATTCAGAAAAACATTATTCAACAGGCGAATGCTTTTGGTATTCCAGTGATTACTGCCACCCAAATGCTTGAGAGTATGACCTATCATGATAAACCCACACGCGCTGAAGTGAGTGATGTCCATGGTGCCGTGATCAGCGGCTCAGATGCGGTGATGCTCTCTGGAGAGACTGCCTCAGGTCATCATCCGGTGCGGGCAGTGCAGGAAATGGATCGTATTTGCCGTGAAGCTGAAAGAGAATTACGGAGCACATATATTGAAATTCCCGTACGTAGTCAGGAAAATATGCGGGATAAAATAGCAGCTTCAGCCGTTAATTTAGCTCATAACGTTAAAGCATGCTGCATTCTTGCCTTCTCTTCCTCTGGCAAAACCTTAAAAGCCCTTGCAGCAGCCAGAGGAAATATTCCCGTCTATGGGGTAGTCGGTGAAGAGTCCTTACTGCGAAAACTACTCCTATATCGAGGGCACTCCCTTATCGTGATACCCCATAAGAAAAAGCTAGAAAATCTTATAGATCACGCGCTTAAACAATTACGGGAGCAAGATATTGCCAATATCAATGCTTCAATTGTGATTATTGCAAGGGAGGAAGAGCCTGAGGCTAAAGAGTCCTATCTCCTAAAGCTCTACCTGCTATCATAA
- a CDS encoding alpha/beta fold hydrolase → MTSITTDFIQANGLCFEVLTCGSGNRLALCLHGFPECNYSWRYQMPLLAELGYQVWAPNLRGYGRSSRPKSVRDYGINHLLKDITAIIEASKCYSVLLIGHDWGAALSWLLAMDTTLPFEGLIIMNVPHPTPFIKSLKTWKQLKKSWYIFFFQIPWLPEWLYKINHAWLVGKAIQDIAVDKNRFPDEVLDIYRDQAAQPSALRAMINYYRALFLESSWKKYRGNLPIIKVPTLMIWGEQDPALGKETTYGTKNYVHDLTLHYLPHASHFVQQEAPAQVNQIMREWISNKINASAV, encoded by the coding sequence ATGACTAGCATCACAACTGACTTTATTCAGGCTAATGGCCTATGTTTTGAGGTCTTAACGTGTGGTAGCGGCAACCGGCTAGCGCTGTGTTTACATGGATTTCCTGAGTGCAATTACTCATGGCGATACCAAATGCCGCTCTTAGCAGAATTAGGCTATCAGGTCTGGGCACCTAATCTACGAGGTTATGGGCGTAGTAGCCGACCCAAAAGCGTTAGGGATTATGGTATTAACCATCTCCTAAAAGATATAACCGCAATCATAGAAGCTTCTAAGTGTTATTCAGTATTACTAATTGGTCATGATTGGGGAGCAGCACTTTCTTGGCTACTCGCTATGGATACAACTCTCCCATTTGAAGGTCTGATCATTATGAACGTACCCCACCCCACGCCGTTCATCAAGTCTTTAAAAACTTGGAAGCAGCTGAAAAAGTCTTGGTATATATTCTTTTTTCAGATTCCTTGGCTCCCAGAGTGGCTCTATAAAATAAACCATGCTTGGCTCGTGGGTAAAGCTATACAGGATATTGCTGTTGACAAAAACAGATTTCCCGATGAAGTACTTGATATCTATCGTGATCAGGCAGCCCAGCCTAGTGCACTTCGAGCAATGATCAATTATTATCGTGCCCTTTTTCTAGAGTCTTCATGGAAAAAATATAGAGGCAATTTGCCCATTATTAAAGTACCTACACTAATGATTTGGGGTGAACAAGATCCCGCATTGGGGAAAGAAACTACCTATGGAACGAAAAATTACGTCCATGATCTTACCCTCCATTATCTTCCCCACGCCTCCCACTTTGTGCAGCAAGAAGCTCCGGCGCAAGTCAATCAAATAATGAGAGAATGGATTTCAAATAAAATAAATGCCTCAGCCGTTTAA
- the nth gene encoding endonuclease III → MDKAKIYELFFRFQQANPNPTTELNYRTPFELLIAVILSAQTTDKGVNKATARLFPVANTPMAIIKLGEEGLKEYIKTINLFNNKAKNILQTCRLLLEQHGGEIPNHRAALESLPGVGRKTANVILNTVFKEPIIAVDTHIFRVSNRLGLASGKTPWQVEEGLNQAIPDKFKYHAHHWILLHGRYTCTARNPRCQECLIHDFCDYYREHSK, encoded by the coding sequence ATGGATAAAGCAAAAATTTACGAATTATTTTTCCGTTTCCAGCAAGCGAATCCAAATCCCACTACCGAACTTAACTATCGCACCCCGTTTGAGCTTCTAATTGCCGTTATTTTATCGGCTCAAACCACTGATAAAGGGGTGAATAAAGCCACTGCTCGGCTTTTTCCTGTGGCTAACACGCCCATGGCAATTATCAAACTTGGGGAAGAAGGGCTAAAAGAGTACATTAAAACCATTAACTTATTTAATAATAAAGCTAAAAATATCCTACAAACTTGCCGTCTCTTGTTAGAACAACATGGGGGAGAGATCCCAAATCATCGCGCTGCATTAGAATCCTTGCCTGGGGTAGGACGAAAAACGGCTAATGTGATTTTAAATACCGTGTTTAAAGAACCTATTATTGCGGTAGATACTCATATTTTTAGGGTTTCAAATCGACTAGGACTGGCTTCTGGAAAAACTCCATGGCAAGTAGAAGAGGGATTAAACCAAGCCATTCCAGATAAATTTAAATATCATGCCCATCACTGGATCTTACTTCATGGCCGTTATACTTGTACGGCTCGCAACCCCCGCTGCCAAGAATGCCTAATCCATGATTTTTGTGATTATTATCGGGAGCATAGCAAATGA
- a CDS encoding electron transport complex subunit E: MPSPMSYGQISQAGLWSHNVALGQLLGLCPLLAVSNTVINGLGLGLATLLTLVISNTLVALLRHWIPTEVRLPVFVLIIASTVTAIELLIKAYWYDLYGVLGIFIPLIVTNCAIVGRAEAFASRQNVGRAFVDGLTMGIGFTLVLVILGSLRELISQGTLLDGADLMFGEIAHHFKFVLIENYHGFLLAALPPGAFIGLGLLIALKKTIDNKLIQHAQARKIIAKQPQAKESLVINQS, encoded by the coding sequence ATGCCATCCCCTATGAGTTACGGTCAAATTAGCCAAGCAGGACTCTGGAGTCATAATGTTGCCCTAGGACAGTTACTAGGTCTATGCCCTTTACTTGCCGTCTCTAACACTGTCATTAACGGCTTAGGCTTAGGTTTGGCTACCCTCCTGACCCTAGTGATTTCTAATACTTTGGTTGCGTTGCTGCGTCACTGGATACCTACTGAGGTGCGCCTACCCGTATTTGTGCTAATTATCGCCTCAACAGTTACCGCTATCGAATTGCTCATCAAAGCTTACTGGTACGACTTATACGGTGTTTTGGGTATTTTTATTCCCCTAATTGTTACCAATTGCGCCATCGTTGGCCGAGCAGAAGCCTTTGCTTCTCGCCAAAATGTGGGACGAGCCTTTGTGGATGGCCTCACTATGGGTATTGGATTTACCTTAGTACTAGTAATCTTAGGCAGTTTACGAGAGCTTATCAGCCAAGGAACCTTGCTAGATGGCGCTGATCTGATGTTTGGCGAAATTGCCCATCATTTTAAATTCGTCTTAATCGAAAACTATCATGGCTTTTTGTTAGCCGCCCTGCCGCCTGGGGCTTTTATTGGGTTAGGGTTACTCATCGCCCTTAAGAAGACTATTGATAACAAACTAATACAGCATGCTCAAGCCAGAAAAATAATTGCTAAACAACCTCAAGCTAAGGAATCCTTAGTCATTAACCAATCTTAA